From Daphnia pulicaria isolate SC F1-1A chromosome 4, SC_F0-13Bv2, whole genome shotgun sequence, one genomic window encodes:
- the LOC124337738 gene encoding uncharacterized protein LOC124337738 — protein MEKACGNSACRNTFICHNDKKKFCSNRCYPSVIARAAAKQASRNGALAGATNCASLDTVRTTPAHTPAPTYYETPDDTSTRKTRDDSWIPSPHSGCSPPTARFGRPRRDPAPLANFPLAGIDAPHPALFPSHARPQPTPPATRRAPAPPTINLPACVSHQGPVVPYQPISSPHSPLGTSPTTNSGVSSPSLELGVDDLDGSLPDEEDGPTPANLFYEHWAPIIMECSSRTELDTIASDLAADWHSHTSKDDPPSSEASRPPRPPRTSPQRSNTHRHQSRQQQRIRQKNNAKRWEAASKLQALFKRYPKRAVRKVLGETSQCYTGSIESATLFLKATYEQPRPPEADIMVAKAAYDACSWAPLSDDDLSLLSLPPSSQEVAHKLKRASNTYPGADGVEYKDILRLDPFGRLLELLYAAVWLYGIPACWKSARTIPVYKKGPTDDYGNFRPISLLSTIYKLFSSSIASRLTAVASDNDWLSFEQKGFLPGVHGIQEHTMLLESAIEQAKLKKSRLTICWLDLANAFGSLPHDFLHQLFQSLPIPTELRDILTDIYTNSIFQFVVNKELVTVHPTSGVRQGDGLSSIIFNLAAEPLIRCAKDPTNQGFNLFGSLLKATAYADDLSLIGSSPDQLQPTLDAMLAVAAKLGLRFNVAKCSFLSLSKGKATNSSLLHIHGTSLRCLEEGESECYLGVPMGTRLTFRPVCDLPDKLIKVADSDLAPWQKLEVYRAHLLPSLSHHLATGRVLRGFLNEMDARCAEFLRFVANVPHTAHNGFLYSDRRAGGLGASQLAKDSDIWIIARATQLLDSNDPVVRLTARAQLSQNISRGFDGKPPDPLPLSNYLSGSLEGGLYDTRFYKCGSNTWSRARKSARRLEVRIDVSGDESTKVIADDVSCLSLKAVRGLRTVIRKRWTISLTNALHQGRVARGLLLDPSNDVARLSSHRTCLSFNEWNLIHKSRLGLLPLLGNPGCSAPNTKCRRCKVDAETTSHVTSHCRSNLPAIGRRHDLVLAEIVKTITRAGHAASVNRVFPGSTLRPDIVIFSTDPPTIIDLTITFDAPESLDAGHARKIEKYSCLGLTLPFVIGALGSWLPSNNAVAVALNIPPAPWRRLRRKCRLMAIQGSVSIIHRHIRGHGDDQEAYTPAP, from the coding sequence ATGGAGAAAGCCTGTGGCAACAGTGCCTGCAGAAATACCTTCATCTGCCACAACGACAAGAAGAAGTTTTGCTCCAACCGCTGCTACCCTTCTGTCATTGCCCGTGCGGCTGCTAAACAGGCCAGCAGGAATGGTGCCCTGGCTGGGGCAACTAACTGTGCCTCTTTGGATACTGTGAGGACTACACCTGCTCATACTCCTGCTCCAACCTACTACGAGACGCCTGATGACACCTCTACTCGAAAGACAAGGGACGATTCATGGATCCCATCACCACACTCGGGCTGCTCTCCCCCCACGGCACGCTTTGGCAGGCCCCGTCGGGATCCTGCTCCTTTGGCTAACTTCCCACTGGCAGGCATTGATGCACCACATCCGGCTCTTTTCCCTTCACACGCTAGGCCACAGCCAACGCCTCCAGCGACAAGACGAGCTCCTGCTCCACCTACCATCAATCTGCCAGCATGCGTCTCTCACCAAGGCCCTGTCGTTCCATACCagccaatttcttcgcctcactCTCCTCTCGGGACTTCGCCTACCACGAACTCCGGCGTTTCCAGTCCCTCTCTCGAACTAGGAGTAGACGATCTGGACGGCAGCTTGCCTGACGAAGAAGACGGTCCAACTCCTGCCAACCTCTTCTACGAACACTGGGCTCCCATAATCATGGAGTGCTCCTCCAGGACTGAGCTGGACACGATCGCATCTGATCTCGCTGCCGACTGGCACTCTCACACTTCGAAAGACGACCCACCTAGCAGTGAGGCCTCTAGACCTCCTCGTCCTCCTCGTACGTCACCTCAAAGGTCCAACACGCATAGGCACCAGTCCAGGCAACAACAGCGAATCCGTCAGAAGAACAATGCCAAGCGATGGGAGGCGGCCAGCAAACTCCAAGCACTCTTCAAAAGATACCCGAAGAGGGCCGTACGCAAGGTTCTGGGCGAGACATCGCAGTGCTACACTGGCTCCATCGAGTCCGCCACACTCTTCCTCAAGGCCACCTATGAGCAGCCTCGCCCTCCGGAAGCGGACATTATGGTAGCGAAAGCGGCGTACGACGCATGCTCTTGGGCCCCTCTGTCCGATGACGACCTCTCCTTGCTCTCACTTCCACCATCGAGCCAGGAGGTCGCACACAAGCTCAAACGGGCCTCCAATACTTATCCTGGAGCTGACGGCGTTGAATACAAAGACATTCTTCGTCTGGACCCTTTTGGGCGGCTGCTTGAGCTCCTCTACGCTGCGGTCTGGCTCTACGGCATTCCTGCCTGTTGGAAATCGGCTCGCACCATCCCGGTATACAAGAAGGGCCCTACTGACGACTACGGCAATTTCAGGCCCATATCGCTGCTTTCCACCATATACAAGCTCTTCTCGAGCTCCATAGCATCTCGCCTTACCGCAGTCGCGTCCGACAATGACTGGTTGTCATTTGAACAGAAGGGCTTCCTTCCTGGGGTCCATGGAATACAAGAACACACCATGCTGCTGGAATCGGCCATCGAACAGGCCAAGCTCAAGAAAAGCCGACTCACCATCTGCTGGCTCGACCTTGCCAACGCCTTTGGCTCGCTCCCCCACGATTTCCTCCATCAACTCTTTCAGAGTCTTCCGATCCCGACAGAGCTCCGTGACATTCTCACTGACATCTACACCAACAGCATCTTCCAGTTTGTTGTCAACAAGGAACTGGTCACCGTTCATCCCACGTCCGGTGTCCGTCAGGGAGATGGACTAAGCTCCATCATCTTCAACCTTGCCGCTGAGCCCCTCATCCGCTGCGCCAAGGATCCTACCAACCAAGGCTTTAATCTCTTCGGCTCCCTGCTGAAGGCCACTGCTTACGCGGATGACCTCTCCCTCATTGGATCCTCTCCTGATCAGCTTCAGCCTACTCTTGACGCCATGCTTGCTGTGGCGGCGAAACTCGGGCTCAGGTTCAACGTCGCAAAATGCTCTTTCCTCTCCCTGTCCAAGGGTAAGGCCACCAACTCATCTCTCCTGCACATTCATGGCACCTCTCTTCGCTGCTTGGAGGAAGGAGAGAGCGAGTGCTACTTAGGAGTCCCCATGGGCACTCGTCTAACATTTCGACCCGTCTGTGATCTGCCCGACAAGCTGATTAAGGTCGCCGATTCTGACTTGGCGCCTTGGCAAAAACTGGAGGTTTACAGAGCCCACCTACTgccgtctctctctcatcatctCGCCACAGGGAGGGTCCTTCGCGGTTTTCTCAATGAGATGGATGCTCGCTGTGCCGAATTCCTCCGTTTCGTTGCCAACGTCCCCCACACTGCTCATAACGGCTTCCTCTATTCTGATCGCAGGGCTGGCGGCTTAGGTGCCTCTCAACTGGCAAAAGATTCGGACATCTGGATCATCGCTCGTGCCACTCAACTCCTCGATAGCAACGATCCGGTTGTCCGCCTCACTGCCAGAGCCCAGCTCAGCCAAAACATCTCCAGGGGATTCGACGGCAAGCCACCTGATCCGCTGCCTCTTTCTAACTACCTCTCTGGCTCGTTAGAAGGTGGACTCTATGACACCCGTTTCTACAAGTGCGGCTCCAATACCTGGTCCCGTGCCAGGAAATCAGCACGAAGACTTGAGGTTAGGATCGATGTATCCGGCGATGAATCGACCAAAGTGATCGCCGACGACGTCTCCTGCCTCTCTCTGAAAGCTGTAAGGGGCCTCCGCACAGTCATCCGGAAACGCTGGACAATCTCCCTCACGAATGCCTTGCATCAGGGCAGGGTAGCAAGGGGGCTACTACTTGACCCATCTAACGACGTTGCCCGCCTCTCATCTCATCGGACCTGCCTCTCTTTCAACGAGTGGAATCTCATCCACAAGAGCCGCCTCGGCCTGCTTCCGCTCCTCGGGAATCCTGGTTGCTCTGCTCCCAACACCAAGTGCAGGAGATGCAAGGTCGATGCCGAGACTACCTCACACGTGACCAGCCATTGCCGCAGTAATCTTCCGGCCATTGGCCGCCGACACGACCTTGTGCTGGCGGAAATTGTGAAAACCATCACCAGGGCCGGCCATGCAGCGTCTGTCAACAGAGTCTTCCCTGGCTCAACCCTGAGGCCGGACATAGTCATCTTCTCGACCGACCCACCAACAATAATTGATCTCACCATCACCTTCGACGCTCCTGAGTCCCTCGATGCTGGCCATGccagaaaaatagagaaatacaGCTGCCTGGGGTTAACTCTCCCCTTCGTTATTGGCGCCTTGGGATCCTGGCTCCCTTCAAACAACGCGGTTGCTGTCGCCCTCAACATCCCCCCGGCTCCTTGGCGCCGCCTCCGGAGGAAGTGCCGTCTGATGGCTATCCAGGGATCTGTCTCCATTATTCATCGCCACATCCGCGGACATGGGGATGACCAGGAAGCCTATACTCCAGCTCCTTAA
- the LOC124336903 gene encoding hemocyte protein-glutamine gamma-glutamyltransferase-like, whose product MSSSSLNQPGSPGMLRRSNMTQQGSPVMLHRSMSNSGLNNLAHSSSFVRRNNDRDGMGTIAGVSPGGSNAAYRASLVSHYAEDLDRRRRAERAVEEIRTDGIPSDNLKIESVELFSRDNAREHRTDRYEMVFDNGRDIGSPSSMAMSRSVTNMASMSSMSPMLSMDYRSSSSPSTTVLRRGQPFFMAIRMKDRNFDPRRDILRASFTFGPNPQVTKGTKVVLPFRMNQREFSRAPQKWDMRLHQQEGFNITFQVHIPANALVGLWRVNIETTTTTPGARVDEFRFKDDIYILFNPFCRDDPVYLDNEELRREYLMNETGKVFVGTHHRPKGRRWVYGQFSDVALPAAQLLLEQSGLNPTERGNPVQVVRAIASIINANEGFGLLEGKWEGSFEDGVCPWVWTGSNKIFEHYLRNGSKPVKYGQCWVFAAVATSIFRALGIPSRPVTNFVSARDTNHTLSVDKYFDIFGDEMKGGPDGDNQDAVWNFHAWTEVWMSRPDLQANCNGWQAIDPTPPPHFWQKNTGDQKSRGPLAVEAFRRGPSSVESVRRGEVGFAFDTPYLFAEVNAEVSHFQEDETSHWGYRKIHVNNYQVGRMILTKRPGADDDVSDADAEDITSLYKNPDGMSRYQKQGDFNYHFNQGMSSPYLERRDMNMRDRDNNRDMMHYPGTSVRRLSSVDIARKPWYDESRHPTDSGSSAAERVSAMNASRSVERTQPMFDNRPVNEDVYFDLIEQEKVAWGQPFNLQVLVQNRSQEMRTITTILSANSVYYTGVTARRLGRSDRQLVLQPGGRETLQVRISWDEYRDKIVDYGHIKIFAMASVQETKQSWSEEDDFQLEKPKLDVQIRGNPQVGQDCFATFSFMNPVSVTLTECEFTFEGPGLVRPQTVKYRDVKPGEMISFAQKFIPRFNGERKLVATFNSRELGDIVGSRPIHVRD is encoded by the exons ATGAGTTCTTCATCATTGAATCAACCCGGATCTCCAG GCATGTTGCGTCGTTCGAACATGACTCAACAAGGATCACCAG TTATGTTGCATCGTTCAATGAGCAATTCCGGTTTGAACAACTTGGCCCATTCGTCGAGCTTCGTTCGCCGTAACAACGATCGCGATGGAATGGGTACCATCGCCGGAGTCAGTCCCGGTGGCAGCAATGCCGCTTACCGCGCCTCATTGGTCTCGCACTACGCCGAAGATTTGGACAGACGTCGTCGCGCTGAACGAGCTGTCGAAGAGATTCGCACCGATGGAA TTCCATCAGATAACCTGAAGATCGAATCTGTTGAGCTGTTCTCACGAGACAACGCCCGAGAACATCGCACTGATCGCTACGAGATGGTTTTTGACAACGGCCGC GACATTGGATCTCCATCGTCCATGGCTATGTCCAGGTCCGTGACAAACATGGCTTCCATGTCTTCGATGTCACCAATGTTGTCGATGGACTACCGTTCGTCTTCTTCACCGTCGACTACCGTTCTCCGTCGTGGCCAGCCTTTCTTCATGGCTATCCGCATGAAGGATCGTAACTTTGATCCACGCCGTGACATCTTGCGGGCATCGTTTACTTTTG GCCCCAATCCTCAAGTGACCAAGGGAACCAAAGTCGTTTTGCCTTTCCGCATGAATCAGCGCGAATTCAGCCGGGCCCCGCAAAAGTGGGACATGCGTCTCCATCAACAAGAGGGTTTCAACATCACTTTCCAG GTTCACATCCCCGCCAACGCGCTTGTCGGATTATGGCGAGTGAATATTGaaacgacgacaacgacgccCGGTGCACGGGTCGACGAATTCCGTTTCAAGGATGACATTTACATCTTGTTCAACCCCTTCTGCCGAG ACGACCCAGTTTACTTGGACAACGAGGAGCTTCGCAGGGAGTATCTCATGAACGAGACTGGCAAGGTCTTTGTAGGCACTCACCACCGCCCGAAAGGACGCCGTTGGGTCTACGGACAGTTCTCTGACGTTGCTCTGCCAGCTGCCCAGCTTTTGCTTGAACAGTCTGGTCTCAACCCGACCGAGAGAGGCAACCCTGTCCAAGTCGTCCGCGCCATTGCTTCCATC ATTAACGCCAACGAAGGCTTTGGATTGTTGGAAGGCAAATGGGAAGGCTCGTTCGAAGATGGTGTTTGCCCGTGGGTGTGGACTGGAAGCAACAAAATCTTCGAGCACTACTTGCGCAACGGATCCAAGCCAGTCAAATACGGGCAATGCTGGGTGTTTGCCGCCGTGGCCACTTCCA TCTTCCGCGCTTTGGGTATTCCATCTCGTCCCGTGACCAATTTCGTTTCCGCACGCGATACCAACCACACCCTGTCCGTCGACAAGTACTTTGACATCTTTGGCGATGAGATGAAAGGTGGCCCAGATGGCGACAATCAGGATGCCGTTTGGAACTTCCACGCTTG GACTGAAGTTTGGATGTCGCGACCTGATCTCCAAGCCAATTGCAATGGATGGCAGGCTATTGATCCCACTCCCCCTCCTCATTTCTGGCAGAAGAACACGGGAG ATCAAAAGAGCCGTGGACCGTTGGCCGTTGAAGCTTTCCGTCGTGGACCCTCTTCCGTCGAGTCGGTTCGTCGTGGCGAAGTTGGATTCGCTTTCGACACCCCATAT CTGTTTGCTGAGGTCAACGCTGAAGTGAGTCACTTCCAGGAAGACGAGACTTCACACTGGGGATACAGGAAAATTCACGTCAACAACTACCA ggTCGGCCGCATGATCTTAACCAAGCGACCGGGAGCCGACGATGACGTCAGCGACGCCGACGCAGAAGATATCACGAGTCTTTACAAGAACCCTGATGGCATGTCCCGCTATCAGAAGCAAGGCGATTTCAACTACCACTTCA atCAGGGAATGTCGTCACCCTATCTGGAAAGGAGAGATATGAATATGAGGGATAGAGATAACAATAGGGATATGATGCACTACCCTGGAACATCTGTGCGTCGATTGAGTTCAGTCGATATCGCTCGCAAACCCTGGTATGATGAATCACGTCATCCTACCGATTCCGGTAGCTCTGCAGCCGAACGCGTCTCAGCCATGAACGCATCTCGCAGTGTTGAACGAACTCAGCCTATGTTTGACAACCGACCAGTCAACGAAGATGTTTACTTTGACTTGATCGAGCAAGAAAAAGTTGCCTGGGGACAGCCTTTCAATCTCCAAGTTCTTGTCCAG AATCGTTCACAAGAAATGAGAACCATCACGACGATCCTATCTGCAAACTCCGTTTATTACACCGGAGTTACTGCGCGTCGTCTTGGTCGCAGCGATCGTCAGCTTGTTCTTCAACCGGGAGGCC GAGAAACTCTGCAAGTCCGCATCAGCTGGGACGAATATCGCGACAAAATTGTCGACTATGGCCATATCAAGATCTTTGCCATGGCTTCTGTGCAAGAGACTAAGCAGTCGTGGAGCGAAGAAGATGACTTCCAGCTGGAGAAACCCAAGTTGGATGTCCAG ATCCGAGGAAACCCGCAGGTGGGTCAGGATTGCTTCGCTACATTCAGCTTCATGAACCCAGTGTCAGTTACTCTGACAGAGTGCGAGTTCACATTCGAAGGACCCGGTCTTGTTCGCCCACAAACTGTGAAATACCG TGACGTGAAACCGGGAGAGATGATCAGTTTCGCCCAAAAGTTCATTCCTCGATTCAACGGTGAGCGCAAATTGGTTGCCACTTTCAACTCTCGCGAATTGGGCGACATTGTTGGCTCTCGTCCGATTCACGTTCGTGACTGA